The Triticum dicoccoides isolate Atlit2015 ecotype Zavitan chromosome 6A, WEW_v2.0, whole genome shotgun sequence genome has a window encoding:
- the LOC119317852 gene encoding RINT1-like protein MAG2, whose amino-acid sequence MEAAAPSPLLHSPPHITPELRRFLDVRFRSPADLAAAADVEAEIRGRCAELESSVAELSARLADVVAAYSSSLGAAGSALRSVRGGLAALKASTDKTGVREDVEAGSERMLFEQLPPLATDVARVDMVRDYAETALKLDGLIGDVEDAVSSSVTAKLKSRGENSEKTHHVAIGYLKKIEDLLASVTRTRPQWTRLISAVDHRVDRSLALLRPQAIVDHRALLSSLGWPPSLAGTKISDSNSGKPAETVNPLFSMKGDLTRKYSESFLSLCNLQELQKRRKARQLQGHDMGNQPRQPLWVIEELVNPLSAAAQHHFSKWVENPEFVFALAYKITRDFIDSMDEILQPLVDKANLVGYSCREEWISGIVIALSTYLAKEIFPKQIELLQESSSSDASSTAAQARVSWLNLVDLMISFDKRTQDLISGTGLLFSVKDDENWQRISVLSVFCDRPDWLEIWAEIERREVFASLKSAMENENNWSKRIEGAILEYGSDDCKSPAITGAVKHGLSLIIDRARPIPSITLRAEFIRISASPIISEFLGCMFRRCQEAEGLTALADDNALIKVSQSINAARYVESTLAQWCEDVFFLEMENLSVVGEGGFVFQQDINQLKEFRSEWVDKISTVILRAFDARSRDYLKNKRQWQEHSEEPAISRAIIESSGYIQGRLSRLEEGLNVLDFVTVWRAVATGVDQLLFTGIFAGSPKFSNGGVERLHADLSVLFAVFQAWCLRPEGFFPRLSEGLKLLKIDERQLRDSRLVTDKNWLRGHGVRHLTVGEAEKIIKNRVYDA is encoded by the exons ATGGAAGCGGCGGCTCCGTCGCCGCTGCTCCATAGCCCCCCGCACATCACCCCAGAGCTCCGGCGCTTCCTAGACGTCCGCTTTCGCTCCCCGGCCGACCTCGCCGCGGCCGCCGACGTCGAGGCCGAGATCCGCGGGCGCTGCGCGGAGCTCGAGTCCTCGGTCGCCGAACTGTCCGCCCGCCTCGCCGATGTGGTCGCCGCGTACTCCTCTTCCCTCGGGGCCGCTGGCTCCGCCCTCCGCAGCGTGCGTGGTGGCCTTGCCGCCCTCAAGGCCTCCACCGACAAGACGG GGGTTAGAGAAGACGTGGAGGCTGGGAGCGAGAGGATGCTGTTTGAACAACTCCCTCCCCTGGCCACCGACGTGGCGAGAGTGGACATGGTTAGAGATTACGCTG AAACGGCTCTAAAGCTTGACGGTTTGATCGGTGATGTAGAAGACGCTGTTTCCTCTTCTGTGACTGCAAAACTTAAATCTCGTGGAGAAAATTCAGAG AAAACCCACCATGTTGCTATTGGATATCTTAAAAAGATAGAAGATCTTTTAGCTTCAGTTACAAGGACCAGACCACAATGGACTCGCCTTATATCTGCAGTGGATCACAGAGTGGACAGATCTCTAGCTTTACTAAGACCACAAGCTATTGTTGATCATCGTGCTCTTCTGTCATCCCTTGGCTGGCCTCCTTCCCTTGCGGGAACAAAAATTTCAGATAGTAATTCTGGGAAACCGGCAGAGACTGTGAACCCATTATTTTCAATGAAGGGTGACTTGACAAGGAAGTATTCTGAAAGCTTTCTTTCGCTCTGTAATCTACAAGAATTACAGAAACGCAGAAAAGCTAGGCAACTACAAGGCCACGACATGGGAAATCAACCACGTCAACCATTATGGGTGATAGAGGAGTTAGTAAATCCATTATCTGCTGCTGCACAACACCATTTCTCCAAATGGGTTGAGAATCCTGAATTTGTATTTGCTCTTGCTTATAAGATAACAAGAGATTTTATTGATTCCATGGATGAGATACTGCAGCCCCTTGTAGATAAGGCCAATCTTGTAGGGTATAGCTGCAGAGAGGAGTGGATTTCAGGTATAGTTATTGCACTGTCTACATACTTGGCGAAAGAGATATTTCCAAAGCAGATTGAACTTCTTCAAGAAAGTAGCTCAAGTGATGCAAGCAGCACGGCGGCTCAGGCAAGAGTCTCATGGCTTAACCTTGTTGATCTGATGATATCTTTTGACAAGCGAACTCAAGATTTGATCTCCGGTACAGGACTGCTATTTTCAGTAAAGGATGATGAGAATTGGCAGAGGATCTCGGTGCTCTCTGTCTTCTGTGATCGTCCAGACTGGCTTGAAATATGGGCAGAGATTGAGAGACGGGAGGTTTTCGCTAGCCTGAAATCAGCAATGGAGAATGAAAATAATTGGAGTAAGAGGATTGAAGGAGCGATACTTGAATATGGATCAGATGACTGCAAATCTCCAGCAATAACCGGTGCTGTTAAACATGGCTTGTCTTTGATAATTGATCGTGCTAGGCCTATTCCTAGCATTACCCTTAGGGCAGAATTCATTAGGATTTCTGCTTCACCCATAATATCAGAATTCCTCGGTTGCATGTTTAGGAGGTGCCAAGAGGCAGAGGGGCTAACTGCTCTGGCCGATGATAATGCTTTGATCAAAGTATCACAGTCCATTAATGCAGCTCGGTACGTGGAATCCACATTGGCACAATGGTGTGAGGATGTGTTCTTTCTTGAAATGGAAAATCTATCTGTAGTTGGAGAAGGGGGTTTTGTATTCCAGCAAGATATAAATCAACTGAAAGAGTTCAGATCAGAATGGGTTGATAAGATTTCCACCGTCATCCTTAGGGCTTTTGATGCTCGATCCCGGGActatctgaaaaacaagagacagtgGCAGGAGCATTCAGAAGAACCAGCTATATCCAGAGCTATCATAGAGTCTTCAGGCTACATTCAAGGGAGGCTATCTAGGCTCGAAGAAGGCCTAAATGTGCTGGATTTTGTAACAGTATGGAGAGCCGTGGCAACCGGAGTAGACCAGCTGCTTTTCACAGGGATTTTCGCTGGAAGCCCAAAGTTTAGTAATGGTGGGGTGGAAAGGCTTCATGCTGATCTGAGTGTTCTTTTTGCTGTTTTCCAAGCCTGGTGTCTGAGGCCTGAAGGCTTCTTCCCAAGACTGTCCGAGGGATTGAAATTGCTGAAGATTGATGAGAGGCAACTAAGAGATAGTAGGTTGGTTACAGATAAAAATTGGCTGCGGGGACATGGTGTTAGGCATTTGACAGTCGGTGAGGCCGAAAAGATAATTAAAAATAGGgtgtatgatgcatga